In Clostridia bacterium, a genomic segment contains:
- a CDS encoding site-2 protease family protein, producing MIFRIIRNNYNGDWRMLLVQLLAFLVALYFAIVLHEVAHGLVAKWNGDDTAKLAGRLTLDPIKHIDITGAVMMLVIGIGWAKPVPVNPNNFKSYKKGMLTVATAGVIANLIMAAVSLGLLAATAALFKATVKAENAWYYVCYLFLFWFMYGAVLNISLAGFNLLPLFPLDGFRVVETLTKPNNPYVLFMRRYGIFIYILLIGLGILADFTGWPCDVLGMYIGVIQSGVVKLINLILGAI from the coding sequence ATGATATTCAGGATTATTCGCAACAATTACAACGGCGACTGGCGTATGCTTCTGGTCCAACTCCTGGCCTTTCTCGTGGCTTTGTACTTTGCCATCGTGTTGCACGAGGTCGCGCACGGTCTCGTCGCCAAGTGGAACGGGGACGACACGGCCAAATTGGCGGGCAGGCTCACGTTGGACCCCATCAAGCATATCGACATAACGGGCGCCGTTATGATGCTCGTCATCGGCATCGGTTGGGCGAAGCCCGTGCCCGTCAACCCCAACAACTTCAAGTCGTACAAGAAGGGTATGCTCACGGTCGCCACGGCGGGCGTCATCGCCAACCTCATCATGGCCGCCGTGTCCTTGGGTCTCTTGGCCGCCACCGCCGCCTTGTTCAAGGCCACGGTCAAGGCGGAGAATGCTTGGTACTACGTCTGTTACCTGTTCTTGTTTTGGTTTATGTACGGCGCGGTCCTCAATATCTCCCTCGCGGGCTTCAACCTCTTGCCCCTCTTTCCCTTGGACGGCTTCCGTGTGGTCGAGACCTTGACCAAGCCCAACAACCCCTACGTCCTATTTATGCGCCGCTACGGCATATTCATCTATATTTTGCTCATAGGGTTGGGCATCTTGGCGGACTTCACGGGTTGGCCTTGCGACGTATTGGGGATGTACATCGGCGTCATCCAATCGGGCGTCGTCAAATTGATTAATCTCATATTGGGAGCGATATAA
- the xseA gene encoding exodeoxyribonuclease VII large subunit — MDAPSISVSQLNGYIRKVVSAEGALRNICVFGEVSSFKYTGPNAYFTLKDKDAAIQCCCFNGRKTYNPTKEGESVLCTGSVDYYVKGGRLSFIVNTIQPVGAGRLHLLLEQLKAKLTEEGLFSPAHKKPIPPFARRVCVVTSKTGAVIRDIVRTVRLTNDVIDIDVFDVRVQGDAAAAEMCRALALVDTLGYDCVILARGGGSFEDLMPFNDEQLARVIYAMRTPIISAVGHETDFSISDFVADSRAATPTAAAQMIAYDVSAIKAQVVRDLERSYNRLLGMQRDNENRVRHAAISLSDKAMLRLTGAEHALQRQIQRLSLAADNALASRERAVDKLTDTLSARNPARLLKSGYSRLLKDGRNADYDDVGVGDAVDVVSAKGVLTCEVKAKRDTVLVTEE, encoded by the coding sequence ATGGACGCGCCCTCTATTTCGGTTTCCCAACTCAACGGCTACATTCGCAAGGTGGTGTCCGCCGAGGGCGCCTTGCGCAATATTTGCGTATTCGGCGAGGTGTCTTCCTTCAAGTACACGGGCCCCAACGCCTATTTCACCTTGAAGGACAAGGACGCCGCCATTCAATGCTGTTGCTTCAATGGGCGCAAGACCTACAACCCCACCAAAGAGGGCGAGTCCGTCCTTTGCACGGGCTCGGTGGACTACTACGTCAAGGGCGGCAGACTTTCCTTTATCGTCAACACCATTCAGCCGGTAGGCGCGGGGCGACTGCACCTTCTTTTGGAGCAACTCAAAGCCAAGCTCACCGAGGAGGGGCTTTTCTCGCCCGCGCACAAGAAACCCATTCCGCCTTTCGCGCGCCGCGTGTGCGTCGTCACCAGCAAGACGGGCGCGGTCATTCGTGACATCGTGCGCACCGTCCGGCTCACCAACGACGTCATCGACATCGACGTTTTCGACGTGCGCGTGCAGGGCGACGCGGCCGCCGCCGAGATGTGCCGTGCGCTCGCTTTGGTGGATACGTTGGGGTACGATTGCGTCATTTTGGCGCGTGGCGGCGGCTCGTTCGAGGACCTCATGCCATTCAACGACGAGCAACTTGCGCGCGTCATCTACGCTATGCGCACGCCCATCATTTCGGCCGTCGGGCACGAGACCGATTTTAGCATCTCGGACTTCGTGGCGGATTCCCGCGCGGCCACGCCCACCGCGGCGGCGCAGATGATCGCCTACGACGTTTCGGCCATCAAGGCGCAGGTGGTGCGCGATTTGGAGCGCTCGTACAATCGTCTTTTGGGTATGCAGCGCGACAACGAGAATCGCGTTCGCCACGCTGCCATCTCTCTTTCGGACAAGGCGATGTTGCGCCTTACGGGGGCGGAGCACGCCTTGCAGCGCCAGATACAGCGCCTTTCCCTTGCCGCCGACAACGCCCTTGCCTCGCGTGAGCGCGCCGTGGATAAGTTGACGGACACGTTGTCCGCCCGCAATCCCGCGCGCCTTCTCAAGAGCGGGTATTCCCGCCTTCTCAAGGACGGCCGCAACGCCGACTACGACGACGTAGGGGTGGGCGACGCCGTGGACGTGGTGTCAGCCAAAGGCGTTTTGACTTGCGAGGTCAAAGCCAAACGCGATACGGTGCTCGTCACCGAGGAATAG
- the recN gene encoding DNA repair protein RecN, with amino-acid sequence MLLSLSIRNIALIEECTLTLERGLNILSGETGAGKSIIIDALSFVLGSRADKSLIRYGATSATVEAVFTVDASLYPLMEEMGLEGEDTVVVKRTMTDSRQDVKVNGAAFSLAMLRRLTASLVDIHGQHEHQSLLRTETHLDVLDRYGNLQKELAEVAEAYDAYRAVAKDLARFGDEAERARRLDTLAFQIEDITKVNPQEGEEEELLATRDKMRNAEKIVGGAAESLSLLDGDEGVGALQALSLALSRLNSVSRYDKVLEDWADRLDSVKIEVDDVASGLRDYVESFDFDARYADRVERRVDELKRLKRKYGATVEEVLASLAQYQAEYDALLNAEAEIEKLTRRKDECTRLLYNACVRLSHARQQAARRFEADITAQLNDLAMKGTRFSVSFAPLPDVDDLADKVTKKGLDSVEFLISPNVGEPLKPLAKIASGGEMSRFMLALKNIIARLDNVDTLVFDEIDTGISGVVAHTVAKKLYNISSTKQVIAVTHLPQLASFADHHYLIEKSTVADKTRTDLVLLSGESRVAEVARLAGSTTQAGLQHASSLIAEAARYKDEG; translated from the coding sequence ATGCTGCTTTCCCTATCCATTCGCAACATAGCGCTCATTGAGGAGTGCACCCTCACTTTGGAGCGAGGGCTCAATATCTTGTCGGGCGAAACGGGCGCGGGCAAGTCTATCATCATAGACGCGTTGTCCTTCGTCTTGGGCAGTCGCGCCGACAAGTCCCTCATTCGCTACGGGGCGACCTCGGCCACGGTCGAGGCGGTGTTTACGGTGGACGCGTCCCTCTATCCGCTTATGGAAGAGATGGGGCTGGAAGGGGAAGATACCGTTGTCGTCAAGCGCACTATGACCGACAGCCGACAGGACGTCAAGGTCAACGGCGCCGCCTTCAGCCTCGCCATGTTGCGCCGTCTCACCGCTTCGTTGGTGGACATTCACGGCCAGCACGAGCACCAGAGCCTTCTCAGGACGGAGACGCATTTGGACGTATTGGACAGGTACGGCAATCTCCAAAAGGAACTTGCCGAGGTAGCCGAGGCGTACGACGCCTACCGCGCGGTCGCGAAAGACCTCGCCCGATTCGGTGACGAGGCCGAGCGTGCGCGCCGGTTGGACACCCTTGCGTTTCAAATAGAGGACATCACCAAGGTCAACCCCCAAGAGGGCGAGGAAGAGGAGCTTCTCGCCACCCGCGACAAAATGCGCAACGCCGAGAAGATCGTGGGCGGCGCGGCCGAGAGCCTTTCGCTGTTGGACGGCGACGAGGGCGTAGGCGCGTTGCAGGCTTTGTCTTTGGCGTTGTCGCGGCTCAATTCGGTCAGCCGTTACGACAAGGTTTTGGAAGATTGGGCGGATCGTTTGGACAGCGTCAAGATAGAGGTGGACGACGTCGCTTCGGGGCTGCGTGATTACGTGGAGAGTTTCGATTTCGACGCCCGCTACGCCGACCGAGTGGAGCGGCGTGTGGACGAGCTCAAACGGTTGAAGCGCAAGTACGGCGCCACCGTCGAGGAAGTTTTGGCGTCTTTGGCGCAATATCAGGCCGAGTACGACGCGCTTCTCAACGCGGAGGCCGAGATAGAAAAACTCACGCGGCGCAAGGATGAATGCACCCGTCTTTTGTACAACGCTTGCGTGCGCCTTTCGCACGCCAGGCAGCAGGCCGCTCGTCGTTTCGAGGCGGACATCACCGCCCAACTCAACGACTTGGCCATGAAAGGCACGCGCTTTTCGGTGTCTTTCGCTCCCTTGCCCGACGTGGACGATTTGGCCGACAAGGTCACCAAGAAAGGGCTCGATTCGGTGGAGTTTCTCATTTCGCCCAACGTGGGCGAGCCGCTCAAACCCTTGGCCAAGATCGCTTCGGGCGGCGAGATGAGCCGCTTTATGTTGGCGCTCAAGAATATCATCGCCCGTTTGGACAACGTGGACACCTTGGTTTTCGACGAGATCGACACGGGCATCAGCGGCGTGGTGGCGCACACCGTCGCCAAGAAGTTGTACAATATCAGCAGCACCAAGCAGGTCATCGCGGTCACTCACTTGCCCCAGCTCGCCTCGTTCGCCGACCACCACTACCTCATCGAGAAGTCCACCGTAGCGGACAAGACGCGCACCGATCTTGTTCTGTTGTCGGGCGAGAGTAGGGTAGCGGAAGTCGCTCGTCTTGCAGGGTCTACCACCCAGGCGGGGCTTCAGCACGCTTCGAGCCTCATCGCCGAGGCCGCCCGCTACAAGGACGAAGGGTAG
- a CDS encoding D-alanyl-D-alanine carboxypeptidase, giving the protein MKRILYALCISLIVALLASYVLGCTPRTTASAETTALVSGVKAAYLTDADGKVEMYAYEADRRYPIASMVKIMTALLTVETIDEGTLALDEKVVVSPTAMGMGGSQMFLNAGDEYTVDDLLKGVVVVSANDACVALAERLAGSEGAFVARMNEKALALGMRNTHFANCTGLPHPEGYSCAKDVARMLRALVSHEVYHRYSTIWLEDFHHPDGRTTTFTNTNKLVRFYQGCDGGKTGYTSEAGFCLAATAKKADMRVVSVIIGAADSKTRFAESSKLLNYAFASYRFAPLAAVGDEVAVAEVRCGKAKTVALGVRRPLGVLARVGEKPRAELRLEPTSLKAPVAEGDAVGKAYLVVDGVVADETDLVALSTVDEGTYGDALHSLLDGYALKR; this is encoded by the coding sequence ATGAAACGAATTTTGTATGCACTATGTATTTCCCTTATCGTCGCGCTGTTGGCGTCCTACGTCTTGGGGTGCACCCCCCGCACCACGGCTTCCGCCGAGACCACCGCGCTGGTATCGGGTGTCAAAGCGGCCTACCTTACGGATGCGGACGGCAAGGTGGAGATGTACGCCTACGAGGCCGACCGCCGCTATCCCATCGCCAGCATGGTCAAGATCATGACCGCGCTTCTCACGGTCGAGACCATAGACGAGGGCACGCTTGCCCTTGACGAGAAGGTCGTCGTCAGTCCCACCGCCATGGGCATGGGCGGCAGCCAAATGTTTCTCAACGCGGGCGACGAGTACACTGTGGACGACCTGCTCAAAGGCGTGGTCGTAGTCAGCGCCAACGACGCGTGCGTGGCGTTGGCCGAGCGTTTGGCGGGTTCGGAGGGCGCGTTCGTCGCCCGTATGAACGAGAAAGCGCTTGCGTTGGGTATGCGCAACACGCATTTCGCCAACTGTACGGGGCTTCCCCATCCCGAGGGGTATAGTTGCGCCAAGGATGTCGCCCGTATGCTTCGCGCCTTGGTATCGCACGAGGTCTACCACCGTTACAGCACCATTTGGTTGGAGGATTTCCACCATCCTGACGGCCGCACCACCACCTTCACCAACACCAACAAATTGGTGCGCTTCTATCAAGGTTGCGACGGTGGCAAGACGGGCTACACGTCCGAGGCGGGCTTCTGTTTGGCCGCCACCGCCAAAAAGGCGGATATGCGCGTCGTCAGCGTGATCATCGGTGCCGCGGACAGCAAAACGCGCTTTGCCGAGAGCAGCAAACTGTTGAATTACGCGTTTGCGTCCTATCGCTTCGCCCCCTTGGCCGCCGTCGGTGACGAAGTGGCCGTCGCCGAGGTCAGGTGCGGCAAGGCCAAGACGGTTGCGTTGGGCGTTCGCCGTCCCTTGGGCGTATTGGCTCGGGTAGGGGAGAAGCCCCGCGCCGAATTGCGGTTGGAGCCGACGTCCCTCAAAGCACCCGTTGCCGAGGGCGACGCGGTGGGCAAGGCCTACTTGGTGGTGGACGGCGTAGTCGCGGACGAAACCGACTTGGTCGCTTTGTCCACGGTGGACGAGGGCACCTACGGCGACGCCTTGCATTCCCTGTTGGACGGCTACGCCCTCAAGCGCTGA
- a CDS encoding NAD(+)/NADH kinase, whose translation MKFAVCLNEEKSEAQAVARSLCEVLRREGVAFYTARQSLEADTDVVCVVGGDGTLFSYAHLAVEASLPIWFINAGSVGFLAESTADLSARVARIEAGDYRLDSRELLSVTWGDRCYLALNDVCLMRDTKHLQTITLTVSTDAETVAAYRGDGALVCTALGSTGYALSAGAPIMAPSAHGMMFTPICAHSLLAKSVLFGEADRVHLRSAEPSVLFVDGVYTGLVEAREVVVALSDAKVSFVRTEGQSFFEKVGGKLL comes from the coding sequence GTGAAATTTGCCGTTTGTCTCAATGAAGAAAAATCCGAAGCGCAAGCCGTTGCGCGTTCGTTGTGCGAGGTTCTCCGTCGGGAGGGCGTCGCTTTTTATACGGCGCGGCAGTCGCTCGAGGCGGACACGGACGTCGTGTGCGTGGTGGGCGGCGACGGCACCTTGTTTTCCTACGCGCATTTGGCCGTCGAGGCCTCTTTGCCGATATGGTTCATCAACGCGGGCTCGGTCGGCTTTTTGGCCGAGAGCACGGCGGATTTATCCGCCCGTGTGGCGCGTATCGAGGCGGGGGATTATCGTTTGGACAGCCGCGAGTTGCTGTCGGTGACGTGGGGCGATCGGTGTTATCTTGCCCTCAACGACGTGTGCCTCATGCGCGACACCAAGCACCTCCAGACCATCACCCTCACGGTTTCCACCGATGCCGAGACGGTCGCCGCCTATCGCGGTGACGGCGCGTTGGTGTGCACTGCGTTGGGGTCTACGGGCTACGCTTTGTCTGCGGGTGCGCCCATCATGGCGCCCTCCGCTCACGGCATGATGTTCACGCCCATATGCGCCCACAGCCTGTTGGCGAAGTCGGTGCTGTTCGGCGAGGCCGATCGCGTGCATTTGCGCTCGGCGGAGCCGTCCGTTCTCTTCGTGGACGGCGTATATACGGGGCTCGTGGAGGCCCGAGAGGTCGTAGTGGCGTTATCCGACGCCAAAGTGTCCTTCGTTCGCACCGAAGGGCAATCGTTTTTCGAGAAAGTAGGCGGCAAATTGCTTTGA
- a CDS encoding stage III sporulation protein AF gives MGWLLGVVGVVLLGVLADVLLPRGQMSKYVKGIFAVLLLFVIITPVARFFRQDIRLTDLINFDAGSYERDESYIDFIELERRQQSLSTIRARYAAVYDLTVDEERGVVTVYVRGDAPDGLGEYVCIVMSVEPEEVVIVESG, from the coding sequence ATGGGTTGGCTGTTGGGTGTGGTCGGCGTAGTCCTGTTGGGCGTTTTGGCGGACGTACTCCTTCCTCGGGGGCAAATGAGCAAGTACGTCAAGGGCATTTTCGCCGTCCTTCTTCTTTTCGTCATCATCACCCCCGTCGCGCGCTTTTTTCGACAGGATATCCGCCTTACCGACCTCATCAATTTCGACGCGGGCAGTTATGAACGGGACGAGTCCTACATAGATTTTATTGAACTCGAACGCAGGCAGCAATCCCTCTCGACCATTCGTGCCCGCTATGCCGCCGTGTACGACCTTACGGTGGACGAGGAGAGGGGCGTGGTGACGGTGTACGTTCGGGGCGATGCGCCCGACGGCTTGGGCGAATACGTGTGCATCGTGATGTCGGTCGAACCCGAGGAGGTGGTCATTGTTGAAAGCGGATAG
- a CDS encoding PDZ domain-containing protein, translated as MKRKFFVFLAVIVFLTAFLPFDAAYAEPTEVEVYLGGTHLSVDMVTDGLVVVGFAEVPTAAGMLSPAKAAGLAVGDVLWAIDDAPVRTRYDVQRALLAAEGGTVSLSVARDGQSLTLFATPAYVATDGYLLGVYLREGVEGVGTLTYVRAGDHTFAALGHGVEDPDTGGLPAPFRAKVYASRITDVIKGKAGEAGELRGAVGEGSPIGTVTANTPFGLYGHADEAMYAGRPKVKVASRGEVKEGDAVVVCALRDEAPRGYAVRITAVRRQSSPEPKGISLQVTDPRLLAATGGIVQGMSGSPILQNGRLVGAVTHVLVDDPTSGYGVYIDFMLAEG; from the coding sequence GTGAAAAGAAAGTTTTTTGTTTTCCTTGCGGTTATCGTTTTTCTCACGGCGTTTTTGCCTTTCGACGCGGCCTATGCCGAGCCGACGGAGGTCGAGGTCTATTTGGGCGGCACCCATCTTTCGGTGGATATGGTGACGGACGGCTTGGTCGTCGTCGGCTTTGCCGAAGTACCCACGGCTGCGGGTATGCTATCCCCCGCCAAGGCGGCGGGGCTTGCGGTAGGCGACGTTTTGTGGGCGATAGACGATGCCCCCGTCCGCACCCGCTACGACGTACAGCGCGCGCTGCTCGCCGCCGAGGGCGGCACGGTTTCGCTTTCGGTGGCGCGCGACGGGCAGTCGTTGACGCTTTTCGCCACGCCCGCCTACGTCGCCACGGACGGTTATCTCTTGGGCGTCTATCTCCGCGAGGGCGTCGAGGGCGTGGGCACGCTCACCTACGTTCGTGCGGGCGACCATACCTTCGCGGCGTTGGGGCACGGCGTCGAAGATCCCGATACGGGCGGCTTACCCGCGCCGTTTCGCGCCAAGGTCTACGCTTCGCGTATTACCGACGTAATCAAGGGCAAAGCGGGCGAGGCGGGCGAACTGCGCGGCGCGGTGGGTGAGGGCAGTCCCATCGGCACCGTCACCGCCAACACGCCGTTTGGTTTGTACGGTCACGCCGACGAGGCGATGTACGCGGGGCGGCCCAAGGTCAAAGTCGCTTCGCGCGGCGAGGTCAAAGAGGGCGACGCCGTCGTCGTGTGCGCCTTGCGTGACGAAGCGCCGCGCGGGTACGCCGTGCGCATCACGGCTGTCCGCCGACAGTCTTCCCCCGAGCCGAAGGGCATTTCTCTGCAGGTCACCGATCCCCGTTTGCTTGCCGCGACGGGCGGCATCGTGCAGGGCATGAGCGGCAGTCCCATCTTGCAGAACGGTCGCTTGGTGGGCGCGGTCACGCACGTTTTGGTGGACGATCCCACCTCGGGCTACGGCGTATATATCGACTTTATGCTCGCCGAAGGCTGA
- the xseB gene encoding exodeoxyribonuclease VII small subunit yields the protein MEFEKLLSELQQVVDKLDDPATGLDEGIALFNRGIELSKQCMRLLAESKGKVSLLKKELDAVTSEAFDVDADNN from the coding sequence ATGGAATTTGAAAAGTTATTGAGCGAATTACAACAAGTCGTGGACAAGTTGGACGACCCCGCCACGGGGCTTGACGAGGGCATTGCCCTTTTCAACCGCGGCATCGAGTTGTCCAAGCAATGTATGCGTTTGCTCGCCGAGAGCAAGGGCAAAGTGAGCCTTCTCAAGAAGGAATTGGACGCAGTCACGTCCGAGGCGTTCGACGTGGACGCCGACAACAACTGA
- the argR gene encoding arginine repressor has product MDRNERKRKIIEIVKNNAIETQEELVAMLETMGYAVTQATISRDIKELKLVKINKDGRYRYAVPSDNSNFQDVQSSMLNLYRETVKDIKVSLNIIVVRTKAGNAGSVAAMLDSLALPKVIGSVGGDDTVLLVAESVSAALEIAEKLHELF; this is encoded by the coding sequence ATGGATCGCAACGAGAGGAAAAGAAAGATTATCGAAATCGTCAAAAACAACGCCATCGAGACCCAAGAGGAATTGGTGGCTATGCTCGAGACCATGGGGTACGCCGTTACCCAAGCCACCATATCGCGCGACATCAAAGAACTCAAATTGGTCAAAATCAACAAGGACGGGCGCTATCGCTACGCCGTCCCTTCGGACAACAGCAATTTCCAAGACGTCCAGAGCAGTATGCTCAATCTCTACCGAGAGACGGTCAAGGATATCAAAGTGTCCCTCAATATCATCGTCGTCCGCACCAAAGCGGGCAACGCCGGCTCGGTCGCGGCCATGCTGGATTCCCTTGCCCTTCCCAAGGTCATCGGGTCGGTCGGCGGCGACGACACGGTCTTGCTTGTGGCGGAGTCTGTTTCCGCCGCTCTCGAAATCGCGGAGAAATTGCACGAACTTTTCTAA
- a CDS encoding DUF21 domain-containing protein, translated as MEEREATPKTDKGDKPDKSKKHRHSAKAYVWPLQATLISLVLGLVVAFGAEVALSDAAIAVAVVLIVVLILLGVLFDMMGLAVASCDPVPLRSMAARKVKGARHALTLCDNAHKVSSVFNDIVGDSIGVVTGVCGAALAAELAGDLDGFKRIAVAVAVSAAIAALTIGGKAAMKGVAIRHSTRIVLRIGKLMALFRSEKRR; from the coding sequence ATGGAAGAACGAGAAGCAACCCCCAAAACCGACAAGGGCGACAAGCCCGACAAGTCCAAAAAGCATCGGCACAGCGCCAAGGCGTATGTGTGGCCTCTGCAGGCCACGCTCATTTCCCTCGTCTTGGGGTTGGTGGTGGCGTTCGGCGCCGAGGTCGCCCTCAGCGACGCGGCCATCGCCGTTGCGGTCGTTCTCATCGTGGTGCTCATTCTCTTGGGCGTCTTGTTCGACATGATGGGCTTGGCGGTCGCCAGTTGCGATCCCGTGCCCCTTCGCAGTATGGCCGCCCGCAAGGTCAAGGGCGCTCGGCACGCGTTGACGCTTTGCGACAATGCGCACAAGGTCAGTAGCGTTTTCAACGATATCGTGGGCGATTCCATCGGCGTCGTCACGGGCGTTTGCGGCGCGGCGTTGGCCGCCGAATTGGCGGGCGACTTGGACGGGTTCAAGCGCATCGCGGTCGCCGTAGCGGTATCCGCCGCCATCGCGGCTTTGACCATAGGCGGCAAGGCGGCCATGAAAGGCGTCGCCATTCGTCACAGCACCCGCATCGTTTTGCGCATCGGCAAGTTGATGGCGCTCTTCCGCAGCGAGAAACGCCGTTAG
- the nusB gene encoding transcription antitermination factor NusB, with the protein MDKEEVASRRQAREFIFTLIFEYSFRREVNQQSYAMCEAVLSEPAQYYFKETLWSVVEHYDEMVALLMTKVKGYSSPDRLNRTDLAAMVYAAYELTYRQDIPAAVVIKETVELAKKFGGEKSGSFVNGVLGALAKDR; encoded by the coding sequence ATGGACAAAGAAGAGGTGGCGAGCCGTCGTCAGGCGCGCGAATTCATATTTACGTTGATATTCGAGTATTCTTTCCGCAGGGAGGTCAATCAGCAGTCCTACGCCATGTGCGAGGCCGTGCTGTCCGAGCCTGCGCAGTATTATTTCAAAGAGACTTTGTGGAGCGTCGTGGAGCACTACGACGAGATGGTCGCTCTTTTGATGACCAAGGTCAAGGGCTATTCTTCGCCCGACCGTCTCAATCGCACCGACCTCGCCGCCATGGTCTACGCGGCCTACGAGCTCACCTACCGCCAGGATATTCCCGCCGCCGTGGTCATCAAGGAGACCGTGGAGCTGGCCAAGAAATTCGGCGGGGAGAAGAGCGGCTCTTTCGTCAACGGGGTTTTGGGCGCCCTTGCCAAGGACAGATGA
- a CDS encoding SpoIIIAH-like family protein, protein MKGNDKQKTIKQKDVNAAEPKDSKKRTRSGNGKKIFVIVAMVVLLVVAAYLNVLLSQRAAAKNNNVQARQDSEVTTATVFSAMKSDRDAVRQQTYSYLDSIIRSDASSADAKAAAEEKKLTLLEYSGEEVVLENLIKARGFSDVCVTMSANNVNVLVQDSDLTAAEVAQILYVVTEETGREATDVIIVPKS, encoded by the coding sequence ATGAAAGGCAACGACAAACAAAAAACCATCAAACAAAAAGACGTCAACGCGGCGGAGCCCAAAGACAGCAAGAAGCGCACCCGCTCGGGCAACGGCAAAAAGATCTTCGTCATCGTGGCGATGGTCGTCCTTCTCGTGGTAGCGGCCTATCTCAACGTGCTTCTCTCCCAGCGCGCCGCCGCCAAGAACAACAACGTGCAGGCCCGTCAGGATTCCGAGGTCACCACGGCCACCGTGTTTTCCGCGATGAAGTCCGATCGTGACGCCGTCCGTCAGCAGACCTACAGCTATTTGGATTCCATCATTCGTTCGGACGCCTCGTCCGCCGACGCCAAAGCCGCCGCCGAGGAGAAGAAACTCACCCTTTTGGAGTACAGCGGCGAGGAAGTCGTCTTGGAAAACCTCATCAAAGCCCGCGGGTTCTCTGACGTGTGCGTCACGATGTCCGCCAACAACGTCAACGTCTTGGTGCAGGATTCCGACCTCACCGCCGCCGAAGTCGCGCAGATCCTCTACGTAGTCACGGAGGAGACGGGGCGGGAGGCGACCGACGTCATCATCGTCCCCAAATCCTAA
- a CDS encoding Asp23/Gls24 family envelope stress response protein: MAKNEERYEDIIASIVVSTVSQIEGVADLSLDSGATFSGKLFRSTSNSVQVTLVGAGEVVVDICIKAYYGTRVPELAYAIQSAVQEKVKNSTPYRVRNVNVHVVGVVFR, encoded by the coding sequence ATGGCGAAAAACGAAGAACGGTATGAGGACATTATCGCTTCCATCGTGGTATCCACGGTCTCGCAGATAGAGGGCGTGGCCGATTTGTCGTTGGACAGCGGCGCCACGTTTTCGGGCAAGTTGTTCCGCTCCACGTCCAACAGCGTGCAGGTCACGCTGGTCGGCGCGGGCGAAGTCGTCGTGGATATCTGCATCAAGGCCTACTACGGCACCCGTGTGCCCGAGCTTGCCTACGCCATTCAGTCCGCCGTACAGGAGAAGGTGAAAAACAGCACGCCCTACAGGGTTCGCAACGTCAACGTCCACGTGGTCGGCGTGGTTTTCAGATAA
- a CDS encoding TlyA family RNA methyltransferase, with product MRIDVYLVQKGLAPTRTRAANMIKLGGVFVNGRRVDKASYDVADSDAVTVTDVIEYASLGGLKLAKAFSEFHISPRGRAVDIGASNGGFTHCLLLHGAQKVYAVDVGECALPDFLLQDARVVSMPKTNARALTADNVEGPVDFGTVDVSFISVTYILPVLYDLLLAGGEAVVLVKPQFEVGPRFLTKTGVVRDAKARLGALERVKSSAVALGFTVVGSCEVPLLFEDKNVEYLLYLRKPL from the coding sequence ATGAGAATAGACGTGTATCTTGTCCAAAAGGGCTTGGCTCCCACCCGCACACGCGCCGCCAATATGATCAAATTGGGCGGCGTTTTCGTCAACGGTCGCAGGGTAGACAAGGCCTCTTACGACGTAGCCGACTCCGATGCGGTCACGGTCACGGACGTCATCGAGTACGCCTCTTTGGGCGGGCTCAAATTGGCCAAGGCGTTTTCCGAGTTTCATATTTCGCCTCGTGGCCGCGCGGTGGATATCGGCGCGTCCAACGGCGGCTTTACCCATTGTTTGCTGTTGCACGGCGCCCAAAAGGTCTACGCCGTGGACGTAGGGGAGTGCGCCTTGCCCGACTTTTTGTTGCAAGACGCCCGCGTCGTTTCCATGCCCAAGACCAACGCCCGCGCCCTCACCGCCGACAACGTCGAGGGGCCGGTGGACTTCGGCACGGTGGACGTCAGCTTCATTAGCGTCACCTATATTCTCCCCGTGCTGTACGACTTGCTCTTGGCGGGGGGCGAGGCCGTCGTCTTGGTCAAGCCGCAGTTCGAAGTCGGGCCTCGTTTTCTCACCAAGACGGGTGTCGTGCGCGACGCCAAGGCGCGGCTTGGGGCGCTCGAACGGGTGAAAAGCAGTGCGGTCGCTTTGGGTTTCACTGTGGTCGGCTCGTGCGAAGTTCCCCTCTTGTTCGAGGACAAAAACGTGGAGTATCTCCTGTATTTGCGCAAGCCCCTCTGA